A segment of the Microbacterium luteolum genome:
CTCGCGTCCGGCGGCCGCTGCGGATCCCGGTCCGGCGCTGCTGCCTCCGCAGGCCGACGTCATCACCCGCACGGTCGACGACGTCGAGAGCCTGCGCGGGGAGAACGGCGCGTTCCCGATCGAGGTCTCGCTCGCACACTCCGACGGCATCCTGGAGCTCTATCTCGGCGAGATCAACGGTCCGCGGGTCGACATCGCCTCGGACGCTGTCGTCCGGGCGGCCGGCACCAAGGACTATGGCGCGGCATCGCGCATGTACGGCCTCGTCGACGGTCACATGCTGTGGGCGTGGGACATCGCGGCCCTCGGCACGCCGCTGCGCGCGCACGCGTCCGCGCGGCTGGCCAAGGTCTGAGACGGACGGCGTCTGACATGAGCGTGTTCGAGAGCTTCCCGGGGGCCGTCGCCGGCGATGCCGGCATCGCGCACTTCGGCGACCCGTTCCGCGAACAGCGTCGTCTCGCCGCGGGCGACGCGGTGGTCGCGCTCGACGATCGCACCGTCATCGAGGTCGCCGGCCCTGAGCGACTCGGCTGGCTCGACTCGATCACCTCGCAGTCCGTCGGACATCTGAACGCGGGCGACAGCACGGAGCTCCTGGTGCTCGACCCGCAGGGCCGCGTCGAGCACGCCGCCGGCGTCGTCGACGACGGCACTTCGACCTGGCTGATCGCCGACGCAGCGGATGCCGATGCTCTCGCGACCTGGCTGACGCGAATGAAGTTCCGCACCCAGGCGACCGTCGACGTGCGGGCGGACCTGGTGCTCCTCGGCTTCGTCGACGGAGGATCCGCCGCGCTGGCCGTGCACGCCGCCGCGGCGGCAGGCGACCGCATCCCGCTCCTCTGGGAAGACCCCTGGCAGCACGTGGCGCTCGGCGGCCACCAGTACGCCGAGGTCGTCGATCACCCCGGGGCCTCGCTCGCGTGGCGCATCGCCCTGCTCTCTCCGGATGCCGCGGGCGAGCTGGCCGCGACGATCGACCACGAAGCCGCCGCGGGTCTCCTGGCGG
Coding sequences within it:
- a CDS encoding FABP family protein, which encodes MLDLPTDLPADLAPLAWLIGVWEGTGVIDYPVGEERLQGEFTHRVSFSHDGGPYLNYSATATFTGEDQALSIPLIAETGFWRLSRPAAAADPGPALLPPQADVITRTVDDVESLRGENGAFPIEVSLAHSDGILELYLGEINGPRVDIASDAVVRAAGTKDYGAASRMYGLVDGHMLWAWDIAALGTPLRAHASARLAKV
- a CDS encoding YgfZ/GcvT domain-containing protein; this translates as MSVFESFPGAVAGDAGIAHFGDPFREQRRLAAGDAVVALDDRTVIEVAGPERLGWLDSITSQSVGHLNAGDSTELLVLDPQGRVEHAAGVVDDGTSTWLIADAADADALATWLTRMKFRTQATVDVRADLVLLGFVDGGSAALAVHAAAAAGDRIPLLWEDPWQHVALGGHQYAEVVDHPGASLAWRIALLSPDAAGELAATIDHEAAAGLLAAEALRIAAWRPRWAAEVDDRSLPHESDWIRTAVHLNKGCYRGQETVAKVHNLGHPPRRLAALQLDGSDAVLPEPGSPVFAGDDEVGHVTSVARHHEDGPIALAILARRAPIGDLVVRADGIDIAASQQVIVPADAGATADIPRLTRLSRRPAAPDPRAAV